A window of the Arachis duranensis cultivar V14167 chromosome 5, aradu.V14167.gnm2.J7QH, whole genome shotgun sequence genome harbors these coding sequences:
- the LOC107490848 gene encoding protein DETOXIFICATION 35, protein MEAPLLMRESSPPTESDDYLEVKNLKDAKFVLCSETVKLWKIAGPVALSSLFQFLTVSSLNIYAGHLGDIVLSSISLYLGVISSFYYNFLFGMSSALLTLCGQAYGAGQVKSTGIYLQRSWIVLTMSCIILLPTHIYATPILEFLGQDKEISELAGNYALKAIPSMFSFAFILPTQRFLQAQSKVMVITCITFVALLVQNLLLYVFIYGFDWGSTGLAMAHSVSHWVLALALVVYASCWCKEGWSGYSFLAFKDLLPFTWLSLSLSVMTCLEQWYSTFIVLLAGHLDNPVIALASYSICTNIQGWYLMLLLGISTAISVRVSNTLGMSHPRAARYSFIVTMCESLIIGISFMSVVLLCKQNLAMIFTNSEDLIRAVADLAYLLALTMLLSSVSQVISGVAIGSGWQVMIGYINLACYYIVGLSLGYFLGFNYHVGLKGLWGGTQCGSVIQIFVLILIIWKTNWTKEVEQTANRMRIWGSSNHHKEMMAI, encoded by the exons ATGGAGGCACCATTACTAATGAGAGAGTCAAGTCCTCCAACAGAATCTGATGATTACCTGGAAGTGAAGAACTTGAAGGATGCAAAATTTGTGTTGTGCAGTGAGACAGTGAAGTTATGGAAGATTGCAGGGCCAGTGGCACTCTCCTCACTCTTTCAGTTTCTCACAGTTTCTTCACTCAACATCTATGCTGGTCACCTTGGAGACATTGTTCTATCTTCCATCTCTCTTTACCTTGGTGTCATATCCTccttttattataatttcttg TTTGGCATGTCATCAGCACTGCTAACACTATGTGGACAAGCTTATGGAGCAGGACAAGTTAAATCCACTGGAATCTATCTCCAAAGATCATGGATTGTGCTAACTATGAGCTGCATAATCCTCTTACCAACTCACATTTATGCAACTCCAATCTTAGAGTTCCTTGGCCAAGACAAAGAAATATCAGAGCTTGCTGGAAACTATGCATTGAAAGCAATTCCATCCATGTTCTCCTTTGCTTTCATACTCCCCACACAAAGATTCCTTCAAGCTCAAAGCAAGGTTATGGTGATAACATGCATAACATTTGTGGCCCTACTTGTACAAAATTTGCTTCTTTATGTCTTCATCTATGGATTTGATTGGGGCTCAACAGGGTTGGCTATGGCTCATAGTGTCTCACATTGGGTTCTTGCTTTGGCTCTTGTTGTGTATGCTTCTTGTTGGTGTAAGGAAGGTTGGAGTGGTTATTCTTTCTTGGCTTTCAAAGATTTGTTGCCATTTACTTGGCTAAGTCTTTCTTTATCTGTTATGACATGCTTGGAGCAATGGTATTCTACTTTCATTGTCCTTCTTGCTGGTCACTTAGACAACCCTGTTATTGCTCTTGCTTCCTATTCTATTTG CACCAATATTCAGGGTTGGTACTTGATGCTGCTACTTGGAATAAGCACTGCCATAAG TGTTCGAGTGTCCAATACGCTTGGCATGTCACATCCAAGAGCAGCAAGATACTCATTCATTGTGACAATGTGTGAATCTCTCATCATTGGAATTTCATTCATGAGTGTTGTTTTGTTGTGTAAACAAAACCTTGCCATGATCTTCACCAACAGTGAGGATTTGATCAGAGCAGTGGCTGATTTAGCTTACCTTCTTGCTCTAACCATGCTTCTTAGTAGTGTTTCACAAGTCATATCAG GTGTTGCAATTGGAAGTGGATGGCAGGTGATGATTGGATACATAAACTTGGCATGTTATTATATTGTTGGACTCTCTCTTGGCTATTTTCTTGGTTTCAATTACCATGTGGGACTTAAG GGTCTGTGGGGTGGCACACAGTGCGGTAGTGTCATTCAAATATTTGTCCTTATACTAATTATTTGGAAGACCAACTGGACCAAGGag GTGGAACAAACAGCTAACCGAATGAGAATATGGGGCTCTAGCAACCACCACAAGGAGATGATGGctatataa